A genomic segment from Gopherus evgoodei ecotype Sinaloan lineage chromosome 6, rGopEvg1_v1.p, whole genome shotgun sequence encodes:
- the GCNT4 gene encoding beta-1,3-galactosyl-O-glycosyl-glycoprotein beta-1,6-N-acetylglucosaminyltransferase 4 isoform X1 has product MIHHKADDNRTRMKRYKCPFKYPMRQKILILFLTVWLLALLKLLNVERLLFPQKGIYLVEHFLSTSSYVKNKYSYLRNNFQYEINCSCIYEEEPSEIGKSLEIRKKDIIDLEDEDVMAMTNDCQVYRTLRGYHLKPVSLEEESFPLAYSLVVHKDAIMVERLIHTLYSHQNIYCIHYDQKSANTFKYAMDSLAKCFPNIFIASKLETVEYAHISRLQADFNCLSDLMKSFVPWKYVINLCGQDFPLRSNFELVSDLKKLNGGNMLETVKPSSSKRERFTYHYELKSAPYKYMQMPVKTNISKDPPPHNIEVFVGSAYFVLSRAFIQYTFEKSLAKDFFEWSKDTYSPDEHFWATLARVPGIPGEISRSAHDITDLQSKTRLVKWNYLEDHLYPPCTGTHIRSVCIYGAAELRWLINYGHWFANKFDSKVDPVLIKCLAEKLAKQQKEWVDLSSESSFMHRSSADVSL; this is encoded by the exons ATGATACACCACAAAGCAGATGACAATAGGACCAG AATGAAGAGATATAAATGTCCCTTCAAGTATCCCATGAGACAAAAGATCCTGATTCTGTTTTTAACAGTGTGGCTGCTTGCACTTCTGAAACTTCTCAATGTTGAAAGACTCTTATTCCCTCAGAAAGGTATTTATTTAGTTGAGCACTTTTTAAGCACTTCTtcttatgttaaaaataaatactccTATCTTAGAAACAACTTCCAGTATGAAATTAACTGTTCATGTATATACGAAGAAGAACCTAGTGAAATTGGCAAGAGTTTAGAGATAAGAAAAAAAGACATCATTGATTTAGAAGATGAAGACGTTATGGCTATGACCAACGATTGTCAGGTGTATCGTACACTTAGAGGATACCACCTGAAGCCTGTTTCCCTGGAGGAGGAAAGTTTCCCATTAGCCTACTCTTTGGTTGTTCACAAAGATGCAATAATGGTTGAAAGACTCATACACACATTATACAGCCATCAAAATATTTACTGCATCCATTATGACCAAAAGTCTGCTAATACTTTCAAATATGCTATGGACAGTTTAGCTAAGTGCTTCCCCAATATTTTCATTGCATCTAAATTGGAGACAGTGGAATATGCACACATTTCTAGGCTCCAAGCAGATTTTAATTGTTTGTCTGATTTGATGAAGTCGTTCGTTCCATGGAAGTATGTTATTAATTTGTGTGGTCAAGACTTTCCTTTGAGGTCAAACTTTGAATTGGTATCTGATTTGAAGAAACTCAATGGAGGAAACATGCTGGAGACTGTAAAGCCAAGTAGCAGCAAAAGGGAACGATTCACATATCACTATGAACTTAAGAGTGCGCCTTATAAATACATGCAGATGCCTGTAAAAACCAACATTTCTAAAGATCCACCACCTCATAACATTGAGGTTTTTGTAGGCAGCGCCTATTTTGTTTTAAGTCGAGCATTCATCCAAtatacctttgaaaaatctcttgCTAAAGATTTTTTTGAATGGTCCAAGGACACTTATTCTCCAGATGAACATTTCTGGGCAACCCTTGCGCGGGTGCCTGGAATACCTGGGGAGATTTCAAGGTCAGCTCATGATATAACAGACCTGCAAAGCAAGACTCGCCTGGTGAAATGGAATTACCTAGAGGACCACTTGTATCCTCCTTGTACTGGTACCCATATTCGCAGTGTGTGCATCTATGGAGCTGCAGAATTAAGGTGGCTTATAAATTATGGACACTGGTTTGCCAATAAATTTGACTCCAAAGTGGACCCTGTTTTAATAAAATGCTTGGCAGAAAAACTTGCCAAACAACAGAAGGAATGGGTTGATTTGTCTTCCGAAAGCTCTTTCATGCACAGAAGTTCTGCAGATGTTTCACTATAG
- the GCNT4 gene encoding beta-1,3-galactosyl-O-glycosyl-glycoprotein beta-1,6-N-acetylglucosaminyltransferase 4 isoform X2, translating to MKRYKCPFKYPMRQKILILFLTVWLLALLKLLNVERLLFPQKGIYLVEHFLSTSSYVKNKYSYLRNNFQYEINCSCIYEEEPSEIGKSLEIRKKDIIDLEDEDVMAMTNDCQVYRTLRGYHLKPVSLEEESFPLAYSLVVHKDAIMVERLIHTLYSHQNIYCIHYDQKSANTFKYAMDSLAKCFPNIFIASKLETVEYAHISRLQADFNCLSDLMKSFVPWKYVINLCGQDFPLRSNFELVSDLKKLNGGNMLETVKPSSSKRERFTYHYELKSAPYKYMQMPVKTNISKDPPPHNIEVFVGSAYFVLSRAFIQYTFEKSLAKDFFEWSKDTYSPDEHFWATLARVPGIPGEISRSAHDITDLQSKTRLVKWNYLEDHLYPPCTGTHIRSVCIYGAAELRWLINYGHWFANKFDSKVDPVLIKCLAEKLAKQQKEWVDLSSESSFMHRSSADVSL from the coding sequence ATGAAGAGATATAAATGTCCCTTCAAGTATCCCATGAGACAAAAGATCCTGATTCTGTTTTTAACAGTGTGGCTGCTTGCACTTCTGAAACTTCTCAATGTTGAAAGACTCTTATTCCCTCAGAAAGGTATTTATTTAGTTGAGCACTTTTTAAGCACTTCTtcttatgttaaaaataaatactccTATCTTAGAAACAACTTCCAGTATGAAATTAACTGTTCATGTATATACGAAGAAGAACCTAGTGAAATTGGCAAGAGTTTAGAGATAAGAAAAAAAGACATCATTGATTTAGAAGATGAAGACGTTATGGCTATGACCAACGATTGTCAGGTGTATCGTACACTTAGAGGATACCACCTGAAGCCTGTTTCCCTGGAGGAGGAAAGTTTCCCATTAGCCTACTCTTTGGTTGTTCACAAAGATGCAATAATGGTTGAAAGACTCATACACACATTATACAGCCATCAAAATATTTACTGCATCCATTATGACCAAAAGTCTGCTAATACTTTCAAATATGCTATGGACAGTTTAGCTAAGTGCTTCCCCAATATTTTCATTGCATCTAAATTGGAGACAGTGGAATATGCACACATTTCTAGGCTCCAAGCAGATTTTAATTGTTTGTCTGATTTGATGAAGTCGTTCGTTCCATGGAAGTATGTTATTAATTTGTGTGGTCAAGACTTTCCTTTGAGGTCAAACTTTGAATTGGTATCTGATTTGAAGAAACTCAATGGAGGAAACATGCTGGAGACTGTAAAGCCAAGTAGCAGCAAAAGGGAACGATTCACATATCACTATGAACTTAAGAGTGCGCCTTATAAATACATGCAGATGCCTGTAAAAACCAACATTTCTAAAGATCCACCACCTCATAACATTGAGGTTTTTGTAGGCAGCGCCTATTTTGTTTTAAGTCGAGCATTCATCCAAtatacctttgaaaaatctcttgCTAAAGATTTTTTTGAATGGTCCAAGGACACTTATTCTCCAGATGAACATTTCTGGGCAACCCTTGCGCGGGTGCCTGGAATACCTGGGGAGATTTCAAGGTCAGCTCATGATATAACAGACCTGCAAAGCAAGACTCGCCTGGTGAAATGGAATTACCTAGAGGACCACTTGTATCCTCCTTGTACTGGTACCCATATTCGCAGTGTGTGCATCTATGGAGCTGCAGAATTAAGGTGGCTTATAAATTATGGACACTGGTTTGCCAATAAATTTGACTCCAAAGTGGACCCTGTTTTAATAAAATGCTTGGCAGAAAAACTTGCCAAACAACAGAAGGAATGGGTTGATTTGTCTTCCGAAAGCTCTTTCATGCACAGAAGTTCTGCAGATGTTTCACTATAG